One genomic window of Bartonella sp. JB63 includes the following:
- a CDS encoding FAD assembly factor SdhE, whose product MTNLAIDENQLDLRRRRLIFRAWHRGIREMDLILGQYVDAHIARMNDQKVSELEYIMSFEDRDLLTWITGEISVPHEVDSPLFRDIINYRSRMNFN is encoded by the coding sequence ATGACAAATTTGGCCATTGATGAAAATCAATTGGATTTACGTCGTCGCAGATTGATTTTTCGCGCATGGCATCGAGGTATTCGTGAAATGGACTTGATTTTGGGTCAATATGTTGATGCACATATTGCTAGAATGAATGATCAGAAAGTTTCTGAACTTGAATATATTATGTCTTTTGAAGATCGTGATTTATTAACATGGATTACAGGGGAGATTTCTGTACCACATGAGGTAGATAGTCCACTTTTTCGCGACATTATAAATTATCGTTCTCGTATGAATTTTAATTAA
- the mfd gene encoding transcription-repair coupling factor gives MTILKKIIIPKNTHGYMIFDGVVDGFEAFALTKLSAEIAQNKPLVYVVRDGTKIAYLQQVLNFIEPKLPVLQFPAWDCLPYDRVSPGLAITARRLSALAYMSDLRKNPRSAIILTTANTIIQKLPPCTMIDDQIIHARVGQCMDITHLIQYLERNGFEQVATVRDIGEYAVRGGIIDIFPPSYIEPLRLDFFGHTLETIRVFDSATQRTIANKTELFLQPISEITLTPELISRFKSNYIRAFGVPKKDDMLYESVSQGRRFSGMEHWLPFFYENLNSFFDHCGNLPVVFENLIEEVLIERYRLIKDYYSARRERKSNQENNVSYHPIEPNLLYWTPEQVLTFIEQSGQRIDFTPFNISQTVEQTIIHANTTQGYNFIKERNTPDKNVFSSVVDYIASLRSAGKKVLLAFWSEGSMDRLLQVLDEHGLQKVEIAKSLQIVKITPRDRILAAVLMIEHGFEIEDFVIIAEQDILGDRLIRSSKRRKNNANFISEIASLNSGDLVVHIDHGIGQFIGLKTITTTGILRDCLEINYAGSDRLFLPVENIELLSRYGSENTNVTLDKLGSVGWQTRKARLKKHLLKIANQLICIAAERTTRSAPVLIPPVGLFDEFVACFPYEETNDQIDAIDAVLDDLASGKPMDRLICGDVGFGKTEVAIRSAFVAALNGYQVAVVVPTTLLSRQHHKTFMARFQGLPVKIAHLSRLVKAKELAQVKKGISKGTIDIVIGTHALLNDSVNFSRLGLLIIDEEQHFGVKHKERLKGLKGDIHVLTLSATPIPRTLSLALSGLRELSLITTPPIDRMAVRTFISPFDVMVIRETLLREYYRGGQSFYVCPRISDLSYVEEYLKTHVPELKFVIAHGQMPAGQLDDIMNAFYDGQFDVLLSTTIIESGLDIPTANTLIVHRAEMFGLSALYQLRGRVGRSKQRAYALFTFPSGKVLIPAADRRLKVLQSLDTLGAGFQLASHDMDIRGSGNLLGEEQSGHIKEVGFELYQKMLEEAVTELKDGEHKIDNQWSPQISLGTTVIIPESFVPDLSLRMALYRRLTELNKLEQIDEFGAELIDRFGPLPLEVQHLLKVFYIKILCRKAHVEKLDAGPKGIVIQFRNNYFENGIALIQWVEKQGSMAKIRPDQSIVLIRDWTTINERLIGAVTIMTQLTEMVTEHTV, from the coding sequence ATGACTATATTAAAAAAAATTATTATTCCAAAAAATACGCATGGTTATATGATTTTTGATGGTGTTGTTGATGGATTTGAAGCTTTTGCACTAACTAAATTAAGTGCAGAAATTGCTCAAAATAAACCGCTTGTTTACGTTGTCCGTGATGGAACGAAAATAGCTTATTTACAGCAAGTTTTAAATTTTATTGAACCTAAGTTACCTGTTCTTCAATTTCCTGCATGGGATTGTTTACCTTATGATCGCGTATCACCTGGGTTAGCTATTACTGCGCGTCGGCTTTCAGCTTTGGCTTATATGTCAGATCTGCGTAAAAATCCACGATCTGCAATTATATTAACAACAGCGAATACAATTATTCAAAAACTGCCACCTTGTACAATGATTGATGATCAAATTATCCATGCACGTGTTGGTCAATGCATGGATATAACACATTTGATTCAATATTTAGAACGTAATGGTTTTGAACAAGTCGCAACTGTACGTGATATTGGTGAATATGCTGTAAGAGGAGGAATTATTGATATTTTTCCTCCCAGTTATATAGAGCCTTTACGTCTTGATTTTTTTGGCCATACCTTAGAGACAATTCGCGTGTTTGATTCAGCTACACAAAGAACAATAGCGAACAAAACAGAATTATTTTTGCAACCAATAAGTGAAATTACTCTCACTCCTGAACTCATCAGCCGATTTAAAAGCAATTATATTCGTGCTTTTGGTGTACCTAAAAAAGATGACATGCTTTATGAATCTGTTTCCCAAGGGAGGCGTTTTTCAGGTATGGAGCATTGGCTCCCATTTTTTTATGAAAATCTTAATAGCTTTTTTGATCACTGTGGTAATTTACCTGTTGTTTTTGAGAATCTCATAGAAGAAGTTCTTATTGAACGTTATCGTCTTATCAAAGATTATTATAGTGCTCGCAGAGAACGCAAAAGTAATCAAGAAAATAATGTTTCTTACCATCCAATAGAGCCTAATCTTCTTTATTGGACACCAGAACAAGTTTTAACATTTATAGAACAGTCTGGTCAGCGTATTGATTTTACACCTTTTAATATTTCACAAACAGTTGAACAAACAATTATTCATGCGAATACCACACAAGGCTATAATTTTATAAAAGAACGTAATACTCCAGATAAAAATGTTTTTTCAAGTGTGGTTGATTATATTGCCTCATTGCGATCTGCTGGTAAAAAAGTACTTTTGGCTTTTTGGAGTGAAGGATCTATGGATCGCTTGCTGCAAGTTCTTGATGAACACGGGTTACAAAAAGTAGAAATTGCAAAGTCCTTACAGATTGTAAAAATAACACCACGTGATCGTATCTTAGCTGCTGTTCTAATGATAGAGCATGGTTTTGAAATTGAAGATTTTGTTATTATAGCAGAACAAGATATCCTTGGTGATCGACTAATAAGATCGTCAAAAAGGCGCAAGAATAATGCCAACTTTATTTCTGAAATTGCTTCATTAAATTCTGGTGATCTCGTTGTACATATTGATCATGGTATTGGACAGTTTATTGGTCTTAAAACTATCACGACAACTGGAATTTTACGTGATTGTTTAGAAATCAACTATGCTGGAAGCGATCGGCTATTTTTACCCGTTGAAAATATTGAACTTCTATCCCGTTATGGATCAGAAAATACGAATGTAACGTTGGATAAATTAGGGAGTGTTGGTTGGCAAACACGTAAAGCACGTCTTAAAAAGCATTTGTTGAAAATTGCTAATCAACTAATCTGTATAGCTGCAGAACGCACTACACGTTCTGCACCTGTTTTAATCCCGCCAGTAGGCCTTTTTGATGAATTTGTTGCATGTTTTCCTTATGAAGAAACGAATGATCAAATAGATGCAATTGATGCTGTTTTAGATGATTTAGCATCAGGAAAACCAATGGATCGTTTAATATGCGGTGATGTTGGCTTTGGTAAAACAGAAGTTGCTATTCGAAGTGCTTTTGTTGCAGCATTAAATGGTTATCAAGTTGCTGTTGTTGTGCCTACAACTTTGCTTTCACGACAACATCACAAGACCTTTATGGCGCGTTTTCAAGGGTTGCCAGTTAAGATTGCTCATTTGTCAAGGCTTGTAAAAGCGAAAGAATTAGCACAAGTTAAAAAAGGTATTTCAAAAGGTACGATTGACATTGTTATTGGAACGCATGCATTACTCAATGACTCAGTCAATTTTTCACGGTTAGGGCTTCTTATCATTGATGAAGAACAGCACTTTGGAGTAAAACATAAAGAGCGTCTAAAAGGGCTAAAAGGTGATATTCATGTTCTTACACTTTCAGCTACTCCTATACCAAGAACTTTAAGCCTTGCTTTATCAGGACTACGTGAACTTTCATTAATCACGACTCCACCTATTGATAGAATGGCTGTACGTACTTTTATCTCGCCTTTTGATGTAATGGTTATACGCGAAACATTATTGCGCGAATATTATCGAGGTGGACAAAGTTTTTATGTTTGTCCTCGTATTTCTGATCTTTCTTATGTAGAAGAATATCTCAAAACACATGTGCCTGAACTTAAATTTGTTATAGCACATGGACAAATGCCAGCTGGACAACTTGATGATATTATGAATGCATTTTATGATGGACAATTTGATGTATTACTTTCAACCACTATCATTGAATCAGGTCTTGATATCCCGACAGCTAATACATTAATTGTGCATCGTGCTGAAATGTTTGGCCTTTCTGCGCTATATCAGTTACGTGGTAGAGTAGGGCGTTCAAAACAACGCGCTTATGCGCTTTTTACTTTTCCTTCTGGTAAAGTTTTAATTCCTGCAGCAGATCGTCGTCTTAAAGTTTTGCAATCTCTTGATACATTAGGTGCAGGTTTTCAACTAGCTAGTCATGATATGGATATTCGAGGTTCAGGAAATTTATTGGGTGAAGAACAATCAGGACACATTAAAGAAGTTGGATTTGAACTCTATCAAAAAATGCTTGAAGAAGCTGTTACTGAATTAAAAGATGGTGAACATAAAATCGATAATCAGTGGTCACCTCAAATTTCTCTTGGTACAACAGTGATCATACCAGAAAGTTTTGTCCCTGATTTATCATTACGTATGGCGCTCTATCGTCGTTTGACAGAGCTTAATAAGCTAGAACAAATTGATGAATTTGGAGCTGAATTAATTGACCGCTTTGGTCCCTTACCACTCGAAGTTCAACACTTACTTAAAGTCTTTTATATCAAAATATTATGTCGAAAAGCACATGTGGAAAAATTAGATGCTGGACCAAAAGGGATTGTTATACAGTTTCGCAATAATTACTTTGAAAATGGTATTGCTCTTATTCAATGGGTTGAAAAACAAGGCTCTATGGCAAAAATTCGACCCGATCAAAGCATTGTCCTTATTCGTGATTGGACTACAATAAATGAAAGACTTATTGGTGCAGTAACTATTATGACACAACTTACAGAAATGGTAACAGAACATACTGTTTAG
- a CDS encoding ribonuclease J has product MTAVNKNELVFLPLGGVGEIGMNLAAYGFGPKDCREWLLVDMGVSFPGPELPGVDLILPDIRFLENERHNICGLILTHAHEDHYGAVFDLWPKLKIPLYCTRFTAELLESKRQLDSELYEIPVNIFHSGDCFQIGSFSIEAIAVNHSIPEAVSLAITTPLGKVIHTGDWKIDHTPSLRAVTNEKRFRDLGNKGVLALLCDSTNALQDGMSPSEQQVQESLSEIILQAKGRVAITTFASNIGRIRSIVLAAVSVGRQVLLVGRSLKRSVMVAQELGYMDGLAPFITEEDYSHIPRKDIVLVATGSQGEPRAALAKLSRNEMRNIFLSPGDTVIYSSRNIPGNERAIIDIQNRFIDQGINIITNRDTLVHVSGHPCRSELLQMYDWTRPRILVPVHGEAIHLMAQAALAHQFGIKTVAKIKNGDIFRLAPEPAKVTDQVFVGRIYKDGFLLGNEDELGIRERYKLSYVGHIAVSLHMNSKHDLIDDIGLITFGLPKSDRTGKPLEGILLNVIENAINGIPCNKRKDNELIREAARRAVRASVNKIWGKKPICVVFLHRSK; this is encoded by the coding sequence ATGACTGCTGTCAACAAGAACGAATTGGTTTTTCTACCGTTAGGAGGAGTTGGAGAAATAGGAATGAATCTAGCTGCCTATGGATTTGGTCCTAAAGATTGCCGTGAATGGTTACTTGTTGATATGGGAGTTAGTTTTCCCGGTCCTGAATTACCGGGAGTGGATCTTATTTTGCCGGATATTCGTTTCTTAGAAAATGAAAGACATAATATATGTGGTCTTATTTTAACCCACGCTCATGAAGATCATTATGGTGCTGTTTTTGATTTATGGCCAAAGCTTAAAATTCCACTTTATTGCACTCGTTTTACAGCTGAATTATTAGAGAGTAAAAGGCAATTAGATTCTGAACTTTATGAAATTCCAGTCAATATTTTTCACTCTGGCGATTGCTTTCAGATTGGATCATTTTCAATTGAAGCAATTGCTGTCAATCATTCAATTCCAGAAGCTGTTTCTTTAGCCATCACAACACCTTTAGGAAAGGTAATTCATACCGGAGATTGGAAAATAGATCATACACCTTCACTTAGAGCTGTAACAAATGAAAAACGGTTTCGTGATTTAGGAAACAAAGGTGTATTAGCTTTATTGTGTGATTCCACTAATGCACTTCAGGATGGTATGTCGCCATCAGAACAACAAGTTCAAGAAAGTCTTTCTGAAATTATTTTGCAAGCTAAAGGTCGAGTTGCTATTACAACTTTTGCCTCTAATATTGGCCGTATACGTTCAATTGTTCTTGCTGCTGTATCTGTTGGACGTCAAGTTCTATTAGTAGGTCGTTCTTTAAAGCGTAGTGTTATGGTAGCTCAAGAACTTGGTTATATGGATGGTTTAGCACCATTTATAACAGAAGAAGATTATAGCCATATTCCAAGAAAAGATATTGTTTTGGTGGCAACTGGTAGTCAAGGTGAACCACGTGCTGCATTAGCAAAACTCTCGCGAAATGAAATGAGAAATATTTTTCTCTCTCCTGGTGATACAGTTATTTATTCATCACGTAATATTCCAGGCAATGAAAGAGCTATTATTGATATACAAAATCGTTTTATTGATCAGGGTATTAATATTATTACGAATCGTGATACTCTTGTTCATGTTTCAGGCCATCCCTGTCGTTCAGAACTTTTGCAAATGTATGATTGGACAAGACCACGGATACTTGTTCCTGTACATGGTGAAGCAATACATCTTATGGCTCAAGCAGCTTTAGCACATCAATTTGGCATAAAGACTGTCGCTAAGATTAAAAATGGTGATATATTTCGTCTTGCACCAGAACCAGCAAAAGTTACTGATCAAGTCTTTGTTGGTCGTATCTATAAGGATGGTTTTCTCCTTGGTAATGAGGACGAATTAGGTATTCGTGAGCGTTACAAACTAAGCTATGTTGGTCATATTGCTGTTTCTCTTCATATGAATAGTAAGCATGATTTAATTGATGATATTGGACTTATCACATTTGGTCTTCCTAAAAGTGACAGGACAGGAAAACCGTTAGAAGGCATTCTTTTAAACGTTATCGAAAATGCCATTAATGGTATTCCATGTAATAAGAGAAAAGATAATGAACTTATCCGAGAAGCAGCAAGGCGTGCAGTAAGAGCATCTGTTAACAAGATTTGGGGAAAAAAGCCTATCTGTGTAGTTTTTTTACATCGATCAAAATAA
- a CDS encoding lipoprotein-releasing ABC transporter permease subunit, which yields MSVFGNKGFSSYELMIAFRYMIPNKKHMFTSIISIISLIGIMLGVFALVVVMAVMNGFRTELLNRILGMNGHLVVQTIDSNFTDYNTLISPLESIRGIKFVLPIIEGQVLVQGNVEGGTGALVRGVRQKDLEKLKTVAQNIISGTLAQFDKEEGVIIGSGLAEKLGLTIGSDLRIITPNGDDTPFGVTPRIKAYKVSAIFEVGMSEYDSIFVFMPLHEAQIFFNLEEKIQSLELFLNDPDAIDQIKPMIEKKVNHQLSLIDWRMKNQAFFSALQIERNVMFSILSLIILVAALNIISGLIMLVKDKSHDIAILRTMGANQSAIMHIFITTGMVIGLVGTILGLILGIIVIININHVQNFISWLFNVDVFNPQLYFLAKLPARIEWGQTAMVVMMALFLSFLATLIPAWRAAKLDPVQALRYE from the coding sequence ATGAGTGTTTTTGGAAATAAAGGATTTTCATCTTATGAATTGATGATCGCTTTCCGCTATATGATTCCTAATAAAAAACATATGTTTACATCTATTATTTCAATTATTTCTTTAATTGGAATTATGTTAGGAGTTTTTGCTTTAGTTGTTGTGATGGCAGTCATGAATGGTTTTCGAACAGAGCTTCTTAATCGTATTTTAGGAATGAATGGGCACCTTGTTGTGCAAACAATTGATTCCAATTTTACTGATTATAATACTCTTATTTCTCCTCTGGAATCTATTAGGGGTATAAAATTTGTTTTACCTATTATTGAAGGACAGGTTCTTGTCCAGGGTAATGTTGAAGGAGGAACTGGAGCTTTAGTTCGTGGTGTACGTCAAAAGGATTTGGAAAAGCTTAAAACGGTAGCTCAAAATATTATCTCAGGTACACTAGCTCAGTTTGATAAAGAAGAAGGTGTTATAATTGGAAGTGGTTTGGCGGAAAAATTGGGTCTCACAATCGGAAGTGATCTTCGCATCATTACACCAAATGGTGATGACACACCCTTTGGAGTTACGCCACGTATCAAAGCTTATAAAGTAAGCGCTATCTTTGAAGTTGGTATGTCAGAATATGATTCAATATTTGTTTTTATGCCTCTTCATGAAGCACAGATTTTTTTTAATTTAGAGGAAAAAATCCAATCTTTAGAATTATTTCTTAATGATCCTGATGCCATTGATCAAATAAAGCCAATGATAGAAAAAAAAGTTAATCATCAGCTAAGTTTAATTGATTGGCGTATGAAGAATCAAGCTTTTTTTTCAGCCCTACAAATTGAACGAAATGTTATGTTTTCCATTCTCTCTCTTATTATCCTGGTTGCTGCTTTGAATATTATTTCAGGATTGATAATGCTTGTAAAAGACAAAAGCCATGATATTGCAATTCTGCGTACAATGGGAGCAAATCAAAGTGCGATTATGCATATATTTATTACCACAGGTATGGTAATTGGACTTGTTGGAACAATATTGGGTTTGATTTTAGGAATTATAGTTATTATAAATATTAATCATGTTCAGAATTTTATATCTTGGCTGTTTAATGTCGATGTTTTTAATCCTCAGCTTTATTTTTTAGCAAAATTGCCAGCACGGATTGAATGGGGGCAAACCGCTATGGTTGTTATGATGGCTTTATTTTTATCTTTTCTTGCGACACTTATTCCGGCATGGCGTGCTGCTAAATTAGATCCTGTACAAGCTTTGAGGTATGAATAA
- a CDS encoding ABC transporter ATP-binding protein — protein sequence MSIVLELVEIERHFFDNDKPLVILDKVNFVLKRGELVALVAPSGSGKSTLLHIAGLLEKPTSGDILLHGVSCARCSDNERTVIRRNDIGFVYQFHHLLPEFTALENVMIPQMIAGFKKSVAGDRALKLLTYLRVAHRAKHRPSELSGGEQQRVAIARAVANAPSVLLADEPTGNLDPVTSAYVFQALSVLVRQSGLAALIATHNHGLAKQMHRRITLKEKKIIELP from the coding sequence ATGTCTATTGTCTTAGAACTTGTCGAAATTGAAAGACATTTTTTTGATAATGATAAACCTTTAGTTATTTTAGACAAAGTTAATTTTGTTTTAAAACGTGGAGAACTTGTAGCACTTGTAGCACCCTCTGGTTCTGGAAAATCAACACTTCTTCACATCGCTGGATTATTAGAAAAACCAACATCTGGTGATATTTTATTACACGGTGTCTCTTGTGCACGATGTTCCGATAATGAGCGGACGGTAATCAGGCGAAATGATATTGGTTTTGTTTATCAATTTCATCATTTGCTTCCAGAATTTACGGCTTTAGAAAATGTTATGATTCCTCAAATGATCGCAGGATTCAAAAAATCAGTTGCGGGAGATCGTGCCCTCAAATTATTAACCTATCTTCGCGTTGCTCATCGTGCTAAACACCGTCCGTCAGAATTATCAGGAGGTGAGCAACAACGTGTTGCAATTGCACGTGCTGTAGCAAATGCACCTTCTGTACTTTTAGCTGATGAGCCTACAGGAAATCTTGATCCTGTAACTTCAGCTTATGTATTTCAAGCTTTATCAGTACTTGTTCGCCAATCTGGTCTTGCTGCTCTTATCGCTACACATAATCACGGTCTGGCCAAGCAGATGCATCGTCGAATTACACTTAAAGAAAAAAAAATTATTGAACTTCCTTAA
- a CDS encoding biotin--[acetyl-CoA-carboxylase] ligase has protein sequence MVYVLSDFAQKQGYDIESYKSVDSTNLVAQRKAYAGHHGYLWIVSNEQTQGRARRGRIWSSPRGNLYSSLLLIDDIIDQTAAQLSFVAGVSVVEAIKQFIKNEKQTNNIVSLKWPNDVLLKGAKSCGILLELFKLTSQKYALVIGIGINVEHHYENAPYPTSSIKNIDLNIDKKQLFMVLTQYFAENYLIWKQSNGCDIIRKKWLLYCSHLGQHIKIINDEKIIEGIFDGLDCNFNCIVKQKNGQQAIITSGDVHFGLTFSANAGCN, from the coding sequence ATGGTTTATGTGTTATCAGATTTTGCACAAAAACAAGGATATGATATTGAATCATATAAAAGTGTTGACTCAACAAATCTTGTTGCACAGCGAAAAGCATATGCTGGTCATCATGGTTATCTTTGGATTGTTTCGAATGAGCAAACACAGGGAAGAGCCAGAAGAGGAAGAATATGGAGTAGTCCAAGAGGAAATCTTTATTCTAGCCTTTTATTAATTGATGATATTATTGATCAGACTGCTGCTCAACTTAGTTTTGTTGCTGGTGTAAGTGTGGTAGAGGCTATCAAGCAATTTATAAAAAATGAAAAACAAACTAATAACATTGTTAGTTTGAAATGGCCAAATGATGTTTTGCTTAAAGGAGCTAAGAGCTGTGGGATTTTACTTGAGCTTTTTAAATTGACTTCACAAAAATATGCATTGGTTATTGGTATTGGCATAAATGTAGAACACCATTATGAAAATGCACCATATCCAACTTCAAGTATAAAGAATATTGATTTGAATATTGATAAAAAACAATTATTTATGGTTCTAACACAATATTTTGCTGAAAATTATCTTATTTGGAAACAATCCAATGGATGTGACATAATTCGTAAAAAATGGCTTTTATATTGTTCTCATCTTGGACAACATATTAAAATAATTAACGATGAAAAGATCATTGAAGGTATTTTTGATGGTCTTGATTGTAATTTTAACTGTATTGTAAAACAAAAAAATGGTCAGCAAGCAATCATAACATCTGGAGATGTCCATTTTGGTTTAACTTTTTCTGCTAATGCCGGTTGTAATTGA
- the proS gene encoding proline--tRNA ligase produces the protein MRLSQYFLPILKENPKEAEVVSHRFMLRAGMVRQQTSGIYSWLPLGKKVLDKICKIIREEQERAGALEILMPTIQSADLWRESTRYNDYGLEMLRIRDRQNRDLLYGPTNEEMVTDIFRSYVRSYKDLPLNLYHIQWKFRDEIRPRFGVMRAREFLMKDAYSFDLDYESAKISYNRMFVAYLRTFSRIGLKAIPMRADTGPIGGELSHEFIILAETGESSIFCDKRFLEFTVPPASIDFTDKDILADIAKQWTSLYAATEEMHNEEEWNKIPTINKLAARGIEVGHIFHFGTKYSAPMGAKVMGQDGKEHLVSMGSYGIGPSRLVAAVIESSHDEHGIIWPKTITPFDFGIINMKPNNEKCNYICETLYQQLTNGGFDLLLDDTNERPGSKFATMDLIGLPMQIIIGPKSFAQNEVEIKDRKTGAREVLTVEAALNRFFL, from the coding sequence ATGCGTCTTTCTCAATATTTTCTTCCTATTTTAAAAGAGAATCCTAAAGAAGCAGAAGTTGTTTCACATCGATTTATGTTGCGCGCTGGTATGGTGCGTCAACAAACATCAGGAATTTATTCTTGGTTACCATTAGGAAAAAAAGTTCTTGACAAAATTTGTAAGATTATTCGTGAAGAGCAAGAACGAGCTGGTGCTTTAGAAATATTGATGCCAACGATTCAATCTGCTGATCTTTGGCGTGAAAGTACCCGTTATAATGATTATGGTCTTGAAATGTTGCGCATTAGAGATCGTCAAAACCGTGATTTACTCTATGGTCCAACTAATGAAGAGATGGTAACAGATATTTTCCGTTCATATGTTCGTTCTTATAAAGATCTTCCACTTAATCTTTATCATATTCAATGGAAATTTCGTGATGAAATTCGCCCACGTTTTGGTGTGATGCGCGCACGCGAATTTTTGATGAAAGATGCTTATTCTTTTGACCTTGATTATGAGAGTGCGAAAATATCCTATAATCGTATGTTTGTTGCTTATTTACGTACCTTTTCTCGCATTGGCTTGAAAGCAATCCCTATGCGTGCTGATACAGGTCCAATTGGTGGTGAGCTTAGTCATGAATTTATTATTTTAGCTGAAACAGGTGAAAGTTCTATATTTTGTGACAAACGATTTCTTGAATTTACTGTTCCTCCTGCTTCAATTGATTTTACTGATAAGGACATTTTGGCTGACATTGCTAAACAATGGACATCTCTATACGCTGCAACAGAAGAAATGCACAATGAAGAGGAGTGGAATAAAATTCCTACCATTAATAAGCTTGCGGCGCGCGGTATTGAGGTAGGGCATATTTTTCACTTTGGTACTAAATATTCTGCTCCAATGGGAGCAAAAGTTATGGGACAAGATGGAAAAGAGCATTTGGTCTCTATGGGATCTTATGGAATTGGACCTTCGCGTCTTGTGGCAGCAGTTATTGAATCTTCCCATGATGAACATGGTATTATTTGGCCAAAAACAATTACACCGTTTGACTTTGGTATCATTAATATGAAACCAAATAATGAAAAATGTAATTATATATGTGAAACCCTTTATCAGCAACTTACAAATGGCGGTTTTGATCTATTATTAGATGACACAAATGAGCGTCCTGGATCAAAATTTGCAACAATGGATTTAATTGGTCTTCCAATGCAAATAATTATTGGTCCTAAAAGTTTTGCACAAAACGAAGTTGAAATTAAAGACCGAAAAACAGGTGCTAGAGAAGTTTTAACTGTTGAAGCTGCACTCAACCGATTTTTTCTATAA